The following are encoded together in the Desulfomicrobium apsheronum genome:
- a CDS encoding type II secretion system F family protein, giving the protein MPVFIYKAKTRGGRSVKGDLDAPSLEFAENILRRKGYGNVRVKPKPKDILEGTFLEGGVSDRDMVVFSRQFATMINAGVPILQALQIMCEQTENPKLRRKLYAVRNDIEGGSSLYEALKKHPDIFDALYSNMVNAGETGGILDQVLLRLAEYIEKAAKLKAKIKGAMIYPGVVVTVALAVIAVILIFVIPTFEQMFRESGGALPLPTQIVINMSNFVINNFMLLVAGIIALFVAFKFFYKWEKGQIIVDRWILFVPVFGPLLRKAAVAKFSRTLATMVSSGVPILNALDIVSRTSGNKTVEKGVLEAKKSIAEGQSLAEPLDDTGVFPPMVIHMIAIGETTGALDSMLSKIADFYDDEVDVAVDALTSLIEPIMIVFLGVVVGGLVISMYLPIFSIADTVA; this is encoded by the coding sequence ATGCCTGTCTTCATCTATAAGGCTAAAACACGCGGCGGTAGATCAGTCAAAGGGGATTTGGACGCTCCAAGCCTTGAATTTGCCGAAAATATCCTGCGACGCAAGGGATACGGCAATGTCCGGGTCAAGCCGAAACCCAAGGATATTCTGGAAGGTACCTTTCTTGAGGGCGGTGTGTCCGATCGAGACATGGTCGTCTTCAGTCGGCAGTTCGCCACCATGATCAATGCAGGCGTGCCCATCCTGCAGGCCTTGCAGATCATGTGCGAGCAGACCGAAAATCCGAAGCTGCGCCGCAAGCTCTACGCGGTCAGAAACGACATCGAGGGCGGCAGTTCACTGTACGAGGCTCTCAAAAAGCATCCTGACATTTTCGACGCCCTCTATTCCAACATGGTCAACGCCGGCGAGACAGGCGGTATCCTGGACCAGGTCCTGCTGCGTCTGGCCGAATACATCGAAAAGGCCGCCAAGCTCAAAGCCAAGATCAAGGGCGCCATGATCTATCCGGGCGTGGTCGTGACCGTGGCCCTGGCGGTCATCGCGGTCATCCTCATCTTCGTCATCCCGACCTTCGAGCAGATGTTCCGGGAATCCGGCGGCGCGCTTCCCCTGCCGACCCAGATAGTCATCAACATGAGTAATTTCGTCATCAACAATTTCATGTTGCTTGTCGCGGGCATCATCGCTCTTTTCGTGGCCTTCAAGTTCTTCTACAAATGGGAGAAGGGGCAGATCATCGTCGATCGCTGGATCCTTTTCGTGCCCGTCTTCGGGCCCCTGTTGCGCAAGGCCGCCGTGGCCAAGTTCAGCCGGACGCTGGCGACCATGGTCTCAAGCGGCGTGCCGATCCTGAATGCGCTCGACATCGTTTCGCGCACATCGGGCAACAAGACCGTCGAGAAAGGCGTGCTCGAAGCCAAGAAATCCATCGCCGAGGGCCAGAGCCTGGCCGAGCCCCTGGACGACACGGGCGTCTTCCCGCCCATGGTCATCCACATGATCGCCATCGGCGAGACCACTGGCGCGCTCGACTCCATGCTCTCGAAGATCGCGGATTTCTACGATGACGAGGTTGACGTGGCCGTCGACGCCCTGACCTCCCTCATCGAGCCCATCATGATCGTTTTCCTAGGCGTGGTCGTTGGTGGCCTGGTCATCAGCATGTACCTGCCCATATTCTCCATCGCCGACACGGTAGCCTGA
- a CDS encoding (deoxy)nucleoside triphosphate pyrophosphohydrolase produces MSADTIDVVAAIIVREGRFLAARRSASMTESGFWEFPGGKVEAEETLGQALVRELEEELSIAIDAFSLWKVKEKKVKVGAIRLFFHLVTEFSGAPTPREGQELAWITCEEARGYSFLPADEEILSELSACLQTL; encoded by the coding sequence ATGAGCGCGGACACCATCGATGTGGTGGCCGCGATCATCGTGCGCGAAGGCAGATTCCTGGCCGCCCGGCGCTCGGCATCCATGACCGAGTCGGGATTCTGGGAATTTCCGGGCGGCAAGGTCGAGGCCGAGGAGACGCTTGGTCAGGCACTTGTGCGGGAACTGGAAGAGGAATTATCCATTGCAATAGATGCTTTTTCCCTCTGGAAAGTAAAGGAAAAAAAGGTTAAGGTAGGTGCAATTCGGCTCTTCTTTCATCTTGTGACGGAATTTTCCGGCGCACCAACGCCGCGTGAAGGTCAGGAACTGGCCTGGATCACTTGTGAAGAAGCCCGGGGTTACTCTTTTTTGCCGGCCGACGAGGAAATTCTGTCCGAACTTTCTGCATGCCTGCAAACGCTTTGA
- a CDS encoding ABC-F family ATP-binding cassette domain-containing protein: MSKITVQAVSKAYSGVDLFMGLSMEVHSGTRLALVGPNGCGKSTLLRIMAGETAPDSGKVTVPKGSQIGFVRQELGALDLAKPLQEFVLEVLPSWGEFWTQWRAALDRDDEAALIRLHDRQEELEHQYGYNPEHRAHAILSGLGFAPSVFSRPVGELSGGWRERAKLARVLVAGADILFLDEPTNHLDLEAVEWLESYVLSFEGVLVFVAHDRYFLDRVANKVLFLGGEKPFLRDGNFTQFLEWNAERNDQIRRQADKLRTEIGKKQAFVDRFRAKATKAKQAQSRLGQIGKLQNELQTLTPETRARTLSFSWPEPERGNQTVLSAVELSFSFPDASLFSDLSFNIYRGQKIGLVGPNGRGKSTLIKLITGQLKPSQGRINMGSSIVTGYFSQHQTDIVRPAFTVMSEIKRLASPSCTDLQLKSALGLFMLGERYWEKKVEDLSGGEKNRLVLSTLFLSRANFLILDEPTNHLDMESREALMDALSAYQGTMLVVAHDRYLLSEVVSEIWELHADGIEVHQCGFDEYHARKKAREAQEQEKPDMTRALRNEQKLKKREQAEMRNRIYQQLKPLRKKYEKLEAELEANLVEQETLETRLADPATYEDVALSRELGQRFAALQNRAEELMSDLAYLEKELQELEIQRDA, from the coding sequence ATGTCCAAGATTACCGTTCAAGCTGTTTCCAAGGCGTATTCCGGAGTGGATCTCTTCATGGGCCTGTCCATGGAGGTCCATTCCGGGACCCGTCTCGCCCTGGTTGGTCCCAACGGGTGCGGCAAGTCCACGCTGCTCAGGATCATGGCCGGTGAAACCGCGCCCGATTCCGGCAAGGTGACGGTGCCCAAGGGGTCCCAGATAGGATTCGTGCGTCAGGAACTGGGTGCGCTCGATCTGGCCAAGCCCCTGCAGGAGTTCGTGCTGGAAGTGCTGCCCTCCTGGGGGGAATTCTGGACGCAGTGGCGCGCCGCCCTGGACCGGGACGACGAGGCCGCCCTGATCCGCCTGCACGACCGGCAGGAGGAACTTGAGCATCAGTACGGGTACAACCCTGAGCACAGGGCTCATGCCATTCTTTCCGGTCTGGGCTTTGCGCCCTCTGTTTTCTCCCGTCCCGTGGGCGAGCTGAGCGGCGGCTGGCGCGAACGGGCCAAGCTGGCCCGGGTGCTGGTGGCCGGGGCGGACATTCTCTTTCTGGACGAGCCGACCAACCACCTCGACCTGGAGGCCGTGGAGTGGCTTGAGTCCTACGTGCTGAGCTTCGAGGGCGTGCTCGTCTTCGTGGCTCACGATCGTTATTTTCTGGACCGGGTCGCGAACAAGGTCCTGTTTCTCGGAGGCGAGAAGCCCTTTTTGCGGGACGGCAATTTCACCCAGTTTCTGGAATGGAACGCCGAACGCAACGATCAGATCCGGCGACAGGCGGACAAGCTGCGCACGGAGATCGGCAAGAAGCAGGCCTTCGTGGATCGTTTCCGGGCCAAGGCCACCAAGGCCAAGCAGGCCCAGAGCAGGCTCGGCCAGATCGGCAAGCTGCAAAACGAACTCCAGACCCTGACCCCAGAGACCCGCGCCCGCACCCTGTCTTTTAGCTGGCCCGAGCCCGAGCGAGGCAACCAGACCGTGCTGTCCGCAGTGGAGCTGTCCTTTTCCTTTCCGGACGCGTCCCTGTTTTCGGATCTGTCCTTCAACATCTATCGAGGTCAGAAAATCGGCCTGGTCGGCCCCAACGGACGGGGCAAATCGACCCTGATCAAGCTCATCACCGGCCAGTTGAAGCCGAGCCAGGGTCGGATCAACATGGGGTCGAGCATCGTCACCGGGTATTTCAGCCAGCACCAGACCGACATCGTGCGCCCGGCCTTCACGGTCATGTCCGAGATCAAGCGGCTGGCCTCGCCTTCATGCACGGATCTGCAGCTCAAGTCCGCCCTTGGCCTGTTCATGCTCGGCGAGCGCTACTGGGAAAAGAAGGTCGAGGATCTGAGCGGCGGCGAAAAGAACCGCCTGGTGCTGAGCACCCTTTTCCTGAGCCGTGCCAATTTCCTCATTCTGGACGAACCGACCAACCACCTGGACATGGAGAGCCGAGAGGCCCTCATGGACGCGCTCTCGGCGTATCAGGGCACCATGCTGGTGGTCGCCCATGATCGGTACCTTTTGAGCGAGGTGGTGAGCGAAATCTGGGAACTGCATGCCGACGGCATCGAGGTGCATCAGTGCGGCTTTGACGAATACCACGCCCGCAAGAAGGCGCGGGAGGCGCAGGAGCAGGAAAAGCCAGACATGACTCGTGCGCTGCGCAACGAGCAGAAGCTCAAGAAGCGCGAGCAGGCCGAGATGCGCAACAGAATCTATCAGCAGCTCAAGCCCCTGCGCAAGAAATACGAGAAGCTCGAAGCGGAGCTTGAAGCCAACCTGGTCGAGCAGGAAACCCTGGAGACGCGGCTGGCCGACCCTGCGACCTACGAGGACGTGGCCCTGTCCCGGGAACTCGGGCAGCGCTTCGCGGCCTTGCAGAACAGGGCCGAAGAGCTGATGTCGGATCTGGCCTATCTGGAAAAGGAACTCCAGGAGCTTGAGATTCAGAGGGATGCATGA
- a CDS encoding glycosyltransferase family 2 protein: MISVALPCYNSGDGLEACLDSLLGQTFEDFEVVAVNDGSLDDTLGLLRRYASRDSRIRVFDRPHGGVVQAMNYAVEQCRGEYVARMDSDDVCLPRRLELQKDHLDRHPHLGLVGGRVRFGGDPETGRGYKAYVDWTNTLVTEEEISLSRFVEPPYANPSIMFRKELVSRCGPFYDGPFPEDYEFLLRLMAADVRMDKVPQEVLIWNDPPSRLTRTDPRYDPDAFYRTKAEYLARWLASRGIDRVSIIGGGRITRRRALMLEEHGIVINCWLEVDQNKIGGRAGGRPVCSWHEVGAPQGEFLLSYVGNRGAGARIASELEERGWIAGIHFLLAA, translated from the coding sequence ATGATCTCCGTGGCGTTGCCCTGCTACAATTCCGGGGACGGCCTTGAGGCCTGCCTGGACAGCCTGCTGGGCCAGACCTTTGAGGATTTCGAGGTCGTGGCGGTCAACGACGGGTCTCTTGACGACACCCTCGGCCTGCTCCGGCGATACGCGTCCCGGGATTCCAGAATCCGTGTTTTCGACCGTCCACACGGGGGCGTGGTGCAGGCCATGAATTATGCCGTGGAACAGTGCCGGGGCGAGTACGTGGCCCGCATGGACAGCGACGATGTCTGCCTGCCGCGCCGTCTTGAACTGCAAAAGGACCATCTGGACCGCCACCCCCACCTGGGCCTGGTCGGCGGGCGGGTCCGCTTCGGCGGCGATCCCGAGACCGGCCGGGGCTACAAAGCCTACGTGGACTGGACCAACACCCTGGTGACGGAAGAGGAGATCTCCCTGTCCCGCTTTGTGGAACCGCCTTATGCCAATCCAAGCATAATGTTCCGCAAAGAGCTTGTCAGTCGGTGCGGCCCGTTTTATGACGGCCCGTTTCCCGAAGATTACGAATTTTTGCTGCGTCTGATGGCCGCCGACGTGCGCATGGACAAGGTTCCCCAGGAGGTGCTGATCTGGAATGATCCGCCTTCCCGGCTCACGCGCACGGACCCCCGCTACGATCCCGATGCATTCTATCGCACCAAGGCCGAATATCTGGCTCGGTGGCTTGCTTCGAGGGGGATAGACCGGGTGTCGATCATCGGTGGCGGGCGCATCACCCGGCGTCGGGCCCTGATGCTTGAGGAACACGGCATTGTCATCAATTGCTGGCTGGAGGTCGATCAAAACAAGATCGGCGGACGGGCCGGTGGTCGTCCGGTCTGTTCATGGCACGAAGTGGGCGCTCCGCAGGGGGAATTTCTCCTGTCCTATGTGGGGAACAGGGGAGCCGGGGCGCGCATCGCCTCGGAACTGGAAGAGCGGGGCTGGATTGCCGGGATACATTTTCTGCTGGCCGCCTGA
- the mutY gene encoding A/G-specific adenine glycosylase: MPSMPPNGTASETLIADALLDWFSRHKRDLPWRMTYSPYHVWISEIMLQQTQMERGVEYFKRWIARFPDVDSLAQAPQDEVLKLWEGLGYYSRARNLHKAARMVVELHGGTLPPSMEALLALPGIGPYTARAIASIAFRQDVCVVDANVERLVSRLYNIGQPVKSRQAQKEIGEYGQRLLPSGHAREFNQALMEFGSLVCTPRNPSCPQCALAHWCRAREAGVQEERPVVAKAPSPVYLTMATGILIHDGHILTQKRLAEDVWGNLWEFPGGVVEEGETPQEAVIREYMEETRLIVNHPEPIASFKHSFTRFRVTLHAFVVTLLSSPEELDLQAAQEHRWASWSEIMKLAFPAGHRKLVRHLDNDPKFRAKVHT; encoded by the coding sequence ATGCCTTCAATGCCACCAAACGGCACAGCTTCCGAAACGCTCATCGCAGACGCCCTGCTGGACTGGTTTTCCCGCCACAAGCGCGACCTGCCCTGGCGCATGACCTACAGCCCCTATCACGTCTGGATCTCGGAGATCATGCTCCAGCAGACCCAGATGGAGCGCGGCGTGGAATATTTCAAACGCTGGATCGCGCGCTTCCCGGACGTGGACAGCCTGGCCCAGGCTCCGCAAGACGAGGTCCTGAAACTCTGGGAAGGCCTTGGATACTATTCACGCGCCCGCAATCTGCACAAGGCGGCGCGGATGGTCGTGGAGCTTCACGGCGGGACCCTGCCGCCCTCGATGGAAGCGCTGCTGGCCCTGCCCGGAATCGGCCCCTACACTGCCCGGGCCATCGCCAGCATCGCCTTCAGGCAGGATGTCTGCGTCGTGGACGCCAACGTCGAACGGCTCGTTAGCCGTCTGTACAACATCGGGCAACCCGTAAAATCCCGTCAGGCCCAAAAAGAGATCGGCGAATACGGGCAGCGCCTCCTGCCAAGTGGGCATGCGCGGGAATTCAACCAGGCGCTGATGGAATTCGGCAGCCTTGTCTGCACGCCAAGAAATCCATCCTGTCCGCAGTGCGCACTGGCGCACTGGTGCCGGGCCCGGGAAGCCGGAGTGCAGGAGGAACGGCCTGTCGTCGCCAAAGCCCCCTCCCCCGTCTACCTGACCATGGCCACGGGAATACTGATCCATGACGGCCACATCCTGACGCAAAAAAGGCTGGCCGAAGATGTCTGGGGCAACCTCTGGGAGTTCCCGGGCGGAGTCGTGGAAGAGGGCGAGACACCGCAGGAGGCCGTGATCCGCGAATACATGGAAGAGACGCGGCTGATCGTGAACCATCCCGAGCCCATCGCCTCCTTCAAACATTCTTTCACGCGCTTTCGCGTGACCCTGCACGCCTTTGTCGTGACCCTGCTCTCAAGCCCGGAGGAGCTGGACCTCCAGGCCGCCCAGGAACATCGCTGGGCCAGCTGGTCCGAAATCATGAAGCTGGCCTTTCCGGCCGGTCATCGCAAACTCGTCCGCCACCTCGACAACGATCCGAAATTCCGGGCAAAGGTACACACATGA
- a CDS encoding alpha/beta fold hydrolase: protein MITFLLTVFLATTLLLALLTYTLYCYEESNQAGKPLGPFLALAGKTALRSIASEMAILLLHPLGLWPRLWKEPTGGRDLVVLVHGLFHNQSAWILFRRWMQAQGFATVCFSYASWNSGWDETVAGLRKDLESLLAAHPDREVHLVGHSMGGLLLWSALAGLHDSSRIKSLVTMGTPFAGSKLSPFALSSLGRYLGYQGETVRAVTRLPLPSHVRRLALHSPADNMVLPNAALRCKAPGWEEMTTRPVSHVAMLHSREVFREVRRWISTENASEGSRTAAQDLA, encoded by the coding sequence ATGATCACATTTCTGCTGACCGTCTTTCTCGCGACGACCCTCCTTCTCGCCCTCCTGACCTACACGCTGTACTGCTACGAGGAGAGCAATCAGGCGGGCAAACCGCTGGGTCCCTTCCTGGCCCTGGCCGGAAAAACCGCCCTGCGCAGCATCGCGAGCGAAATGGCGATCCTGCTGCTGCACCCATTGGGCCTGTGGCCACGCCTCTGGAAAGAGCCGACCGGCGGGCGGGATCTGGTGGTGCTCGTGCATGGGCTCTTTCACAACCAGAGCGCCTGGATTCTCTTTCGACGCTGGATGCAGGCCCAAGGTTTCGCCACGGTCTGTTTTTCCTATGCGAGCTGGAACTCAGGGTGGGACGAAACCGTAGCCGGTCTGCGCAAGGATCTCGAATCCCTGCTGGCCGCGCACCCGGACCGGGAAGTGCATCTGGTCGGGCACAGCATGGGCGGGCTGCTCCTGTGGTCGGCGCTGGCTGGGCTTCATGACTCAAGCCGCATCAAGAGCCTCGTGACCATGGGCACGCCCTTTGCCGGAAGCAAGCTCTCGCCCTTTGCGCTGTCCTCGCTGGGCAGATATCTCGGCTACCAAGGCGAAACCGTGCGCGCGGTCACGCGGTTGCCGCTGCCTTCCCACGTGCGCCGTCTGGCCCTGCATTCCCCGGCGGACAACATGGTGCTGCCCAACGCGGCCCTGCGCTGCAAGGCTCCGGGATGGGAAGAAATGACGACACGGCCGGTAAGCCATGTGGCCATGCTTCACTCTCGCGAGGTGTTCCGGGAAGTTCGCCGCTGGATCAGCACCGAGAACGCAAGCGAAGGATCACGAACCGCCGCTCAGGACCTTGCCTGA
- a CDS encoding ABC transporter permease translates to MIRSLPRSRAYDRAFVVFILLYFFFLFAPLLVTCVLAFNNSDFPSLPWRGFTLDWFFSAGPKRVGIFEDADNLRSIWVSFQTALWVSASCVVVGVCAAFLFEQENFRGKNFLYFLMLAPLVIPGVILGISILLGATTAGIYFEDHWNLDFDLFRPSFWLVVVGQFSFITTFVTLVVSAKLRKFDHSLEEAALNLGATRFQVIWHITLRYLRSSIIGSGAVAFLMSFENFNTTLFLVGSQPTLPINLYLQVRDGSTPVINAISLLLILGTSVLALTNLYLDRKEGLK, encoded by the coding sequence ATGATTCGCTCGCTGCCCAGATCCCGGGCCTACGACCGCGCCTTTGTGGTCTTCATCCTGCTCTATTTCTTTTTCCTGTTCGCGCCGCTCCTGGTGACCTGCGTGCTGGCCTTCAACAATTCCGATTTTCCGTCCCTGCCCTGGCGCGGCTTCACCCTGGACTGGTTCTTTTCGGCCGGACCGAAACGGGTCGGCATCTTCGAGGACGCAGACAACCTGCGCTCCATTTGGGTCAGCTTCCAGACCGCGCTGTGGGTCTCGGCTTCGTGCGTGGTGGTGGGAGTTTGCGCCGCGTTTCTGTTCGAGCAGGAGAACTTCAGGGGCAAGAATTTTTTGTATTTTCTGATGCTCGCACCCCTGGTCATCCCGGGCGTGATCCTTGGCATCTCCATTCTGCTGGGGGCGACGACGGCGGGAATCTATTTCGAGGATCACTGGAACCTGGATTTCGATCTTTTCAGGCCCAGCTTCTGGCTGGTCGTGGTGGGGCAGTTTTCCTTCATCACCACCTTCGTGACGCTGGTGGTTTCGGCCAAGCTGCGCAAGTTCGACCATTCCCTGGAAGAGGCGGCGTTGAACCTCGGCGCAACCCGTTTTCAGGTCATCTGGCACATCACCCTGCGCTATCTGCGCTCGTCGATTATCGGCTCCGGGGCCGTGGCCTTCCTGATGAGCTTCGAGAATTTCAATACCACCCTCTTTCTGGTCGGCTCGCAGCCCACTCTGCCCATCAATCTGTATCTGCAGGTCCGCGACGGCTCAACGCCGGTGATAAATGCCATCTCGCTTTTGCTCATCCTCGGCACGTCCGTGCTGGCCCTGACCAATCTGTACCTTGACCGCAAGGAAGGCCTCAAGTGA
- a CDS encoding ABC transporter permease, protein MKRSGLFWIFLAPVLMWLVLLIVLPHLDLLILSFRVGKSWSLENYGNFFLEPIYWLTFVRTAAYSVITTFLTLIVSLPVAFYITKLSRPGVRGFLMVLLLLPFWVSELVRVYGWMILLRESGVINYFLLQLGLVSRPIEMLYNDATMIMGLVYTSMLFMVVPLVSVMESLDDSLVEAAYDLGASKSCIWRTIIIPHCKPGITSGSIVVFMLVLGNYLTPNLMGGKNSLWFTEQIYNQFIASFNWNQGAAFGFLLLVLSSGIIWVGLRLSGQRLGEVAS, encoded by the coding sequence ATGAAGCGCTCCGGCCTGTTCTGGATCTTTCTGGCTCCGGTGCTGATGTGGCTTGTTCTGCTCATCGTGCTGCCGCATCTGGATCTGCTCATCCTGAGCTTCAGGGTCGGCAAGAGCTGGAGTCTCGAAAATTACGGCAATTTCTTTCTGGAGCCCATCTACTGGCTGACCTTCGTGCGCACGGCGGCCTATTCCGTCATCACCACCTTTTTGACCCTGATCGTGTCCCTGCCCGTGGCCTTCTACATCACCAAGCTTTCCCGGCCAGGGGTGCGCGGTTTTCTGATGGTCCTTCTGCTGCTGCCGTTCTGGGTCAGCGAACTGGTGCGGGTTTACGGCTGGATGATCCTGCTGCGCGAATCGGGGGTAATCAACTATTTTCTGCTGCAGCTTGGCCTTGTCTCGCGGCCCATCGAGATGCTCTACAATGACGCGACCATGATCATGGGCCTTGTGTACACGTCCATGCTCTTCATGGTGGTGCCGCTGGTCTCGGTCATGGAGAGCCTGGACGACAGCCTGGTCGAGGCCGCCTATGACCTGGGTGCGAGCAAGTCCTGCATCTGGCGTACGATCATCATTCCGCACTGCAAGCCGGGCATCACGTCCGGGTCCATCGTGGTCTTCATGCTGGTGCTCGGCAACTACCTGACCCCCAACCTCATGGGCGGCAAGAACTCGCTGTGGTTCACGGAACAGATCTACAACCAGTTCATCGCCAGCTTCAACTGGAACCAGGGCGCGGCCTTTGGCTTTCTGCTGCTGGTGTTGAGTTCGGGCATCATCTGGGTGGGCCTCAGGCTCTCGGGCCAGCGCCTGGGCGAGGTGGCCTCATGA
- a CDS encoding ABC transporter ATP-binding protein, with translation MQFDLVITGLVKKFGTFSAVEDVSFSVPKGSFFSILGPSGCGKTTLLRMIAGFEEATSGSIEISGQDMRGVTPNNRPVNLVFQHLALFPMMDVAENIAFGLKRRNMPAAEIRRRTEEILERVDLPGFGAKRIQQLSGGQKQRVAIARCLVLDPKVLLLDEPLGALDLKLREQMKVELKKLQAKIGTTFVYITHDQSEALVMSDTVAVMNKGRFEQVGSPQELYGDPHTPFVAGFVGDNNRWAGRVEDMDDHTVIIRTDENLVFRARKKADARKGPATLFLRPEAMVIEPPDPAGLNTFGVTVKAILFDGANSRLLTATASGHELLVALPQNRAFDHIRPGEDITLGWHPESGIAFAREETP, from the coding sequence ATGCAATTCGATTTGGTCATTACCGGTCTGGTCAAGAAGTTCGGGACATTTTCGGCTGTTGAAGATGTCTCCTTTTCCGTGCCCAAGGGCTCCTTTTTCTCCATCCTCGGTCCTTCCGGGTGCGGCAAGACCACGCTTCTGCGCATGATCGCCGGATTCGAGGAAGCCACAAGCGGCAGCATCGAGATAAGCGGACAGGACATGCGCGGGGTGACGCCCAACAACCGGCCCGTCAATCTGGTCTTTCAGCATCTGGCCCTTTTTCCGATGATGGACGTGGCCGAGAACATCGCCTTTGGCCTGAAGCGCCGCAACATGCCTGCCGCCGAGATCCGCCGCCGCACGGAGGAAATCCTGGAACGGGTGGACCTGCCCGGATTCGGCGCCAAGCGCATCCAGCAGCTCTCCGGCGGTCAGAAGCAGCGCGTGGCCATCGCCCGATGCCTGGTGCTCGACCCCAAGGTCCTGTTGCTGGACGAGCCGCTGGGCGCCCTTGACCTGAAGCTCAGGGAACAGATGAAAGTCGAGCTGAAGAAGCTCCAGGCCAAGATCGGTACGACCTTTGTCTACATTACCCACGACCAGTCCGAAGCCCTGGTCATGTCCGACACCGTGGCGGTCATGAACAAGGGACGCTTTGAGCAGGTCGGCTCCCCGCAGGAGCTCTACGGCGATCCGCACACACCTTTCGTGGCGGGATTCGTGGGCGACAACAACCGCTGGGCCGGAAGGGTGGAGGACATGGACGACCACACGGTGATCATCCGCACGGATGAGAACCTGGTTTTTCGCGCCCGCAAGAAGGCCGATGCGCGCAAGGGCCCGGCCACTCTTTTTCTGCGTCCCGAGGCCATGGTCATCGAGCCGCCCGATCCGGCCGGGCTCAACACCTTCGGCGTCACGGTCAAGGCCATCCTCTTCGACGGGGCCAACAGCCGCCTGTTGACCGCCACCGCGAGCGGTCACGAACTGCTCGTGGCTCTGCCCCAGAACCGCGCCTTCGACCACATCCGTCCCGGCGAGGACATCACCCTGGGCTGGCATCCCGAGTCCGGCATCGCGTTCGCGCGGGAGGAGACGCCATGA
- a CDS encoding extracellular solute-binding protein, whose translation MKRIVLMIVFLMVGSSLAMADTLQLLTWKGYAPKELVDKFEAETGVKVEVTYSNNEEMIAKLRATRGAGFDLAQPSQDRISSVQEEFGIYQPIDYSRIEADLFIPSMLEAVKKNTLVGGQSHAVPFCWGTSGLVVNTAKAKGATSWKALIDPQYKGRISYRLKRPLIIAMGFALGYNPFELYTDEKAYAEMLSKIESELIKTKTLVKNYWSNGDQLLESVRTGEITVAEAWDNGAWKLYEEDKNIDFVAPSEGALGWIDTFTIPAKAKNLDAAYKWINFMLRPENSGYFTSAEKAPTASKGAGPFVDPAFQANFDRSFPQATIDNIKWYPPVPANLEAMEGKVLDKVKASN comes from the coding sequence ATGAAACGGATTGTTTTGATGATCGTTTTTCTAATGGTCGGTTCATCTCTGGCCATGGCCGATACCCTCCAGCTGCTGACCTGGAAAGGGTACGCCCCCAAGGAGCTGGTGGACAAGTTCGAGGCCGAGACGGGAGTCAAGGTCGAGGTGACCTACTCCAACAACGAGGAAATGATCGCCAAGCTGCGGGCCACGCGCGGTGCCGGCTTTGACCTGGCCCAGCCCAGTCAGGACCGTATCTCCTCGGTGCAGGAAGAGTTCGGCATCTACCAGCCCATCGATTACTCCAGAATCGAGGCCGACCTGTTCATTCCCTCCATGCTCGAAGCCGTGAAGAAGAACACTCTGGTCGGAGGCCAGTCGCACGCGGTTCCCTTCTGCTGGGGCACCTCCGGTCTGGTGGTCAACACCGCAAAGGCCAAGGGCGCGACCTCCTGGAAGGCTCTCATCGATCCGCAGTACAAGGGGCGGATTAGCTATCGTTTAAAACGTCCTCTCATTATCGCAATGGGCTTTGCCCTTGGGTACAATCCGTTTGAACTTTATACTGATGAAAAAGCATACGCTGAAATGCTTTCAAAAATTGAATCTGAGTTAATAAAGACCAAGACTTTGGTAAAGAATTATTGGTCAAATGGAGATCAATTACTGGAATCAGTTCGTACAGGAGAGATTACTGTTGCGGAAGCTTGGGATAATGGCGCTTGGAAACTGTACGAAGAGGACAAGAATATCGATTTTGTTGCTCCAAGTGAAGGCGCTTTAGGTTGGATTGATACATTCACTATTCCAGCTAAAGCAAAAAATTTGGATGCAGCATATAAGTGGATTAATTTTATGCTTCGACCGGAGAATAGTGGTTATTTTACATCTGCAGAGAAGGCTCCTACAGCATCCAAAGGTGCGGGGCCTTTTGTCGATCCGGCTTTCCAGGCCAATTTCGATCGTTCCTTCCCGCAGGCGACCATCGACAACATCAAATGGTATCCGCCCGTTCCCGCCAACCTTGAAGCCATGGAAGGCAAGGTGCTGGACAAGGTCAAGGCCTCCAACTAA